The Elaeis guineensis isolate ETL-2024a chromosome 14, EG11, whole genome shotgun sequence genome has a segment encoding these proteins:
- the LOC105057621 gene encoding condensin-1 complex subunit CAP-D2 isoform X2, translating to MAPPFVFPSDLKDLEEDSDEPSLRVESPIHVASLRPSELEELVKGVAFDLSDRELFCVEEQDVFDRVYSLVRGFSLLTPSCKFNLVETLRSNLSVLLPNVDSLSRAPESPASGGTSVTLRIASHRNALKIYSFFLLTIALAEESSRDSSGSSKVGAPGRKKNATYAWNWEMQRGRIINLIANSLEINLSLLFGSSDIDEKYLSFVSKCAVTLYENQAVLRDADTRDGLGRIIGTIATKHQRTAQTCASVLHLIYKFDFAVPHIAEAVAAAERKYGDGSLAIALIREIGRTDPKDYVRDGVGAENVGRFLVDLADHSPKLMSTNVGVLVPHFGGESYKIRNALVGVLGKLVAKAYKDVEGDMSSKSLRLRGKQAMLEILLERCRDVSAYTRSRVLQVWTELCEEHAVPIGLWNEVASVACGRLEDKSAMVRKSALNLLITMLQHNPFGPQLRVMAFEATLEKYKEKLQGMGPSGPSEEVPDGDAVCGEAATEQESVSDSCLPSSEEQKENDGTVPDIGNLEQIRALVASLESGLQFSKCITSLMPTLVQLLASSSVTDVEYTILLLMRCRQFQIDGSEACLRKMLPLVFSQDKSIYEAVENAFITIYVRKSPTETARNLLSLAIDSSIGDLAALECLIGSLVSKGEVSTSMISALWDFFSFNVSGVVAAQSRGALSILCMAAKSSPSILGSHLQDIIDIGFGRWAKEEPLLARTACVALERLSEEDKEKLRNTGSRIFGMLHSLVTGFWLPENIWYASADKAISTIYSIHPIPEAFAADLVKKSLSSVFSGTGRDEAPNDADNDSINFLFTVPAAKLGRFLFIISHVALNHLVYIESCVRKVQKQKSKKEKSKHESQAVHGGSAEEAAVQDINAELGIGASEDAIIDSLSERTEKEIVSSGSVEKNLLGYCAPFVSKLCRNFNLMQKFPELQASAMLALCKLMIIDADFCEANLQLLFTVVENAPSETVRSNCTVALGDLAVRFPNLLEPWTEHMYARLRDPSASVRKNAVLVLSHLILNDMMKVKGYINEMAVRIEDEDQRISSLAKLFFHELSKKGSNPIYNLLPDILGRLCNQNLKEETFCNVMQFLINSIKKDKQMEALVEKLCNRFSGVTDVREWEYIAYCLSQLTFSEKGIKKLIESFKAYEHVLCEDSVMDHFRSIISKCKKFAKPELKACIEEFEEKLNKVHVERKEQEITARNAQVHQQKIGSLESLLTSKKDVDKHTAEEGAGEVIDPSVEDKNVKMMDILPETNGTKSEESGVSSVVTEGDEDGLEVQSPSPKTSRRGISKSKTKKGKGSAMQDKTDGGPVRRYARSSRRL from the exons atggCTCCGCCTTTCGTCTTCCCCTCCGACCTCAAAGATCTCGAAGAAGACTCCGACGAGCCCTCCCTCCGCGTCGAATCCCCCATCCACGTCGCCTCTCTCCGCCCCTCCGAACTCGAAGAGCTTGTCAAAG GTGTGGCCTTTGATCTGTCCGACAGAGAGCTCTTCTGCGTCGAGGAGCAGGACGTGTTCGACCGCGTCTACTCCCTGGTAAGGGGTTTTTCCCTTCTCACCCCCTCCTGTAAGTTCAACCTCGTCGAGACCCTCCGCTCCAACCTCAGCGTCCTCCTCCCCAACGTCGACTCCCTCTCCCGGGCCCCCGAGTCGCCGGCCTCTGGTGGGACCTCAGTCACACTCCGCATCGCCTCTCACCGCAATGCCCTCAAGATCTACTCCTTCTTCCTCCTCACCATTGCCCTCGCTGAGGAGTCCAGCCGTGACTCCAGTGGTAGCTCTAAG GTTGGTGCACCGGGGCGGAAGAAGAATGCGACATATGCTTGGAATTGGGAGATGCAGAGAGGTCGGATAATCAATTTGATTGCTAACTCTCTGGAGATCAACCTGTCACTGCTCTTTGGATCGAGTGATATCGATGAGAAGTATCTCTCCTTTGTCTCAAA GTGTGCTGTCACCCTATACGAGAATCAGGCTGTGTTGAGGGATGCGGACACGAGAGATGGACTTGGCCGAATAATAGGCACCATTGCGACCAAGCACCAGCGGACTGCACAAACATGCGCATCAGTCTTGCATTTGATATACAAGTTCGACTTCGCAGTCCCTCACATTGCTGAAGCAGTTGCTGCAGCAGAGAGAAAGTATGGTGATGGGAGCCTTGCAATAGCTCTTATTAGGGAGATTGGTAGGACGGATCCAAAGGACTATGTGAGGGATGGTGTTGGGGCAGAGAATGTTGGGAGATTCCTTGTTGATCTTGCCGACCATTCTCCAAAGCTTATGTCCACCAATGTGGGGGTTTTGGTGCCTCATTTTGGTGGTGAGTCTTACAAGATTAGAAATGCTCTTGTTGGAGTCTTGGGCAAGCTGGTTGCAAAGGCATATAAGGATGTGGAAGGTGATATGAGTTCAAAGTCTCTGCGGCTAAGGGGTAAGCAGGCAATGTTGGAGATTCTTCTAGAGCGTTGCAGGGATGTCTCAGCATACACAAGGAGTCGGGTGCTCCAGGTGTGGACAGAATTGTGCGAGGAACATGCTGTTCCTATTGGGCTGTGGAATGAAGTGGCATCAGTTGCTTGTGGGAGATTGGAAGATAAGAGTGCAATGGTGAGGAAGTCAGCACTGAACCTGCTCATCACAATGTTGCAGCATAACCCATTTGGACCTCAACTGCGTGTTATGGCTTTTGAAGCGACATTGGAAAAGTACAAAGAGAAATTGCAGGGAATGGGGCCTTCTGGCCCTTCTGAGGAAGTCCCTGATGGTGATGCTGTTTGCGGAGAGGCTGCCACAGAGCAGGAGAGTGTTAGTGATAGTTGTTTGCCTTCTAGCGAAGAGCAGAAGGAGAATGACGGAACTGTTCCAGATATTGGGAATTTGGAACAGATCAGGGCATTGGTGGCATCACTTGAGTCTGGTTTGCAGTTCTCGAAGTGCATTACTTCTCTGATGCCGACCCTGGTTCAGCTGCTAGCATCATCTTCTGTCACTGATGTGGAATACACGATCCTTTTGCTGATGAGGTGTAGACAGTTTCAGATTGATGGCTCAGAAGCATGTCTTCGGAAAATGTTGCCCCTG GTGTTCTCCCAGGATAAGTCTATATATGAAGCTGTGGAAAATGCATTCATCACTATATATGTTAGAAAAAGCCCAACGGAAACTGCAAGAAATTTGTTGAGCCTGGCGATCGATTCTAGCATTGGAGATCTTGCAGCTTTGGAGTGTTTAATTGGTTCTTTGGTGTCCAAAGGTGAAGTTTCTACAAGCATG ATATCAGCTTTATGGGATTTCTTTAGCTTCAATGTCAGCGGAGTAGTGGCAGCACAAAGCCGTGGAGCTTTGTCAATTCTGTGTATGGCTGCAAAATCATCTCCAAGCATTCTGGGTTCTCACTTGCAAGATATCATTGATATTGGTTTTGGACGCTGGGCTAAGGAAGAGCCTTTGCTTGCAAGAACTGCATGTGTTGCGCTTGAAAGGTTGTCTGAAGAAGATAAGGAAAAACTAAGAAACACAGGCAGTAGGATTTTTGGTATGTTGCATAGCTTAGTAACTGGTTTCTGGCTTCCAGAGAACATTTGGTATGCTTCTGCTGACAAAGCCATAAGTACCATATATTCAATACATCCAATACCCGAAGCCTTTGCTGCTGATTTGGTGAAAAAGTCTCTCAGTTCTGTATTCAGTGGTACTGGAAGAGATGAAGCACCCAATGATGCAGATAATGATAGCATCAACTTCCTTTTCACAGTGCCAGCAGCAAAGCTTGGTAGATTTCTTTTTATTATAAGCCATGTTGCACTAAATCATCTGGTTTATATTGAGTCCTGTGTTAGGAAGGTTCAGAAACAGAAATCAAAGAAAGAGAAGTCAAAACATGAATCTCAGGCTGTTCATGGTGGCTCTGCAGAAGAAGCTGCT GTGCAAGATATAAATGCTGAACTGGGCATTGGTGCATCTGAAGATGCAATAATCGATTCACTTTCTGAAAGGACCGAAAAGGAGATTGTTTCTAGTGGCTCTGTTGAAAAAAACCTCCTTGGATATTGTGCACCTTTCGTCTCCAAGCTTTGTAGAAATTTTAATTTGATGCAAAAG TTTCCGGAGCTGCAGGCTTCTGCAATGCTTGCTTTATGTAAACTTATGATTATTGATGCGGATTTTTG TGAAGCAAATCTTCAGCTTCTGTTCACTGTTGTGGAGAATGCACCATCGGAAACTGTTCGTTCAAACTGCACAGTGGCTCTTGGTGACCTTGCAGTTCGTTTTCCTAACCTCTTAGAACCTTGGACAGAGCATATGTATGCTCGTTTACGAGATCCTTCAGCATCTGTAAGGAAAAATGCTGTTCTAGTGCTTTCTCATCTCATATTAAACGACATGATGAAG GTGAAAGGTTACATAAATGAAATGGCCGTGAGGATAGAAGATGAGGATCAAAGGATTTCAAGTCTTGCTAAACTTTTCTTTCATGAGTTGTCAAAGAAGG GGAGCAATCCGATTTATAATTTACTTCCAGATATCCTTGGCAGATTGTGCAATCAAAATCTCAAGGAAGAGACATTTTGCAATGTCATGCAATTTCTAATAAATTCTATTAAGAAG GACAAACAAATGGAAGCTCTTGTTGAAAAGCTTTGCAATAGGTTCAGTGGAGTCACTG ATGTTAGAGAGTGGGAGTACATTGCTTATTGCCTTTCTCAGTTAACATTCAGTGAGAAGGGCATCAAAAAACTTATTGAGTCCTTCAAAGCTTATGAGCATGTTTTATGTGAAGATTCTGTGATGGATCACTTTAGGAGCATAATCAGCAAG TGCAAAAAGTTTGCAAAGCCAGAGCTCAAAGCTTGCATCGAGGAATTTGAGGAGAAGCTTAACAAGGTCCATGTGGAGAGAAAGGAACAAGAAATCACTGCTAGAAATGCACAGGTTCATCAACAGAAGATTGGTAGTCTTGAAAGCCTGCTGACATCTAAAAAAGATGTTGACAAACATACTGCTGAAG AGGGAGCTGGTGAAGTAATCGACCCTTCAGTGGAGGACAAAAATGTTAAAATGATGGACATTTTGCCTGAAACGAATGGCACAAAGTCGGAAGAAAGTGGGGTTTCAAGTGTTGTGACTGAGGGTGATGAAGATGGTCTGGAGGTTCAGTCGCCATCTCCAAAAACTTCTCGCAGAG GCATCTCTAAATCCAAGACCAAGAAAGGTAAAGGGTCGGCTATGCAAGATAAAACAGATGGTGGTCCTGTGAGACGTTATGCCCGCTCAAGCCGAAG GTTGTAA
- the LOC105057620 gene encoding uncharacterized protein: MARDSCLARVTTGAALGGAIGGAVGAVYGTYEAIRYKVPGLLKIRYIGQTTLGSAAVFGLFLGAGSLIHCGKSY; encoded by the exons ATGGCACGGGATAGCTGCTTGGCTCGCGTCACCACCGGAGCTGCCCTCGGCGGCGCCATCGGCGGCGCCGTTG GTGCGGTTTATGGGACCTATGAGGCTATTAGATACAAG GTTCCAGGATTATTGAAAATCAGATACATCGGACAAACCACTCTCGGAAGTGCAGCAGTTTTTGGGCTCTTTTTGGGGGCTGGGAGCTTGATACACTGTGGGAAATCTTACTGA
- the LOC105057624 gene encoding uncharacterized protein: MEVKYEEDEAPLRHPSNAAAPKPRRPTPDHPPYAEMVRMALRELAEEGGSTKASISGYIQSNHTQLPPGHSKLLSYYLGKFVAAGEVSMLSPDRFALPRTPPSPPPTPPYHSPTPDPTPNPSPRRSSSCPHIPRRRGRPPKRKRTTAPPPPRRGRGRPRKNPDNVVHSEVKAPQATESVPRPRLIIRLQSKPSNPIPDAFAGGDDVSGMTMASAMGKYCLRDGITSECDSRNVDGLKADEKSFPANAYKREESPPPASALLKELLLPPALPPAAWWQAETDEEPMLPPRLLPEADETLLPLVSLHSEPEVEMLLLDQMQPEPEGALLVRQPEPELLPLAPKQPKSNGEQSLLTPLLPETKGKQYLSLPATMRGKSKESSVPPAARPDAESVVLPASAQLEPEKLTEEQFAPGLLQLNAKERKEECLSSSSIPPKFDESYFPLISVHPEPCKELLLLDTMQPKLEEEFLELLPLPSDTEVEFLLLSASMQSELHEEPILSISTQPELAEVSPHLAPEQPEPLDQTSVQPEPNEGSFQTAQLLSEPKEEPLLLPAMLIEPKEELLPLATIETEGTEESSPPAPVLAVEKGEKSGHSSKHRRTHAKHRRLWFEC; this comes from the exons ATGGAGGTAAAATACGAAGAAGACGAAGCCCCACTTCGCCACCCCTCCAATGCCGCTGCCCCAAAACCTAGGCGACCCACGCCTGATCACCCTCCATACGCCGAG ATGGTTCGGATGGCGCTGCGAGAGCTGGCGGAGGAGGGTGGCTCCACCAAGGCCTCCATCTCCGGCTACATCCAATCCAACCACACCCAACTCCCACCGGGCCACTCCAAACTCCTCTCTTACTACCTCGGCAAGTTCGTCGCCGCCGGCGAGGTCTCCATGCTCTCTCCCGATCGCTTTGCCCTCCCCCGCACTCCCCCTTCCCCTCCTCCTACCCCACCCTACCATTCCCCAACCCCCGATCCTACCCCTAACCCTAGCCCTCGTCGATCGTCCTCTTGTCCTCACATTCCGCGCCGCCGCGGGCGGCCGCCTAAAAGGAAACGTACCACCGCCCCGCCGCCGCCACGCCGTGGGAGGGGGAGGCCGCGTAAGAACCCGGATAACGTCGTGCATTCCGAGGTGAAAGCTCCACAAGCCACCGAGTCGGTGCCGAGGCCGCGGCTGATCATTCGGCTACAGAGCAAACCTTCCAACCCCATACCTGATGCTTTTGCTGGTGGTGATGATGTTTCTGGGATGACAATGGCGTCGGCGATGGGAAAGTATTGTTTGAGAGATGGGATAACTAGTGAGTGTGATTCCAGAAATGTGGATGGCTTGAAGGCTGATGAGAAGTCTTTTCCGGCCAATGCTTATAAAAGGGAAGAATCGCCACCCCCGGCATCAGCGCTGCTCAAGGAACTATTGCTGCCTCCAGCATTACCACCAGCCGCTTGGTGGCAGGCAGAGACCGATGAAGAACCAATGCTGCCTCCACGACTGCTGCCCGAAGCGGATGAGACATTGTTGCCTCTGGTTTCGCTGCATTCAGAACCTGAAGTAGAGATGTTGCTTTTGGATCAAATGCAGCCTGAGCCAGAGGGAGCTTTGTTGGTGCGACAGCCGGAGCCAGAGCTTTTGCCGCTAGCTCCGAAGCAGCCTAAGTCCAATGGGGAGCAATCACTGTTAACTCCATTACTTCCAGAGACCAAAGGCAAACAATATCTGTCTCTACCGGCAACAATGCGGGGCAAATCGAAGGAGTCGTCAGTGCCACCAGCTGCTCGGCCTGATGCAGAGTCAGTGGTGTTGCCGGCCAGTGCACAGTTGGAGCCTGAAAAGCTTACTGAGGAACAATTTGCACCAGGACTACTGCAGCTCAATGCGAAAGAACGGAAAGAAGAGTGCTTGTCATCATCCAGTATTCCGCCTAAGTTTGATGAATCATACTTTCCCCTGATTTCAGTTCATCCAGAACCTTGTAAGGAATTGCTGCTTTTGGACACAATGCAGCCCAAGTTGGAGGAAGAGTTCTTGGAGCTGCTACCACTGCCATCCGATACCGAAGTAGAGTTCTTGCTGCTGTCGGCCTCGATGCAGTCTGAGCTCCATGAAGAACCAATATTGTCAATCTCAACACAGCCTGAGCTAGCGGAAGTCTCACCACACCTAGCACCAGAGCAACCTGAGCCTCTCGACCAGACATCGGTGCAGCCAGAGCCAAATGAAGGATCTTTTCAAACTGCCCAGCTTCTGTCTGAGCCAAAAGAAGAGCCATTGCTGCTGCCTGCCATGCTGATAGAGCCCAAAGAGGAGCTTTTGCCACTGGCCACCATAGAGACTGAGGGCACTGAAGAGTCATCACCACCTGCTCCTGTCCTTGCCGTGGAGAAGGGCGAGAAGAGTGGGCATTCTAGTAAGCACAGAAGAACACATGCTAAGCATAGGAGACTCTGGTTTGAATGTTAG
- the LOC105057621 gene encoding condensin-1 complex subunit CAP-D2 isoform X1, with product MAPPFVFPSDLKDLEEDSDEPSLRVESPIHVASLRPSELEELVKGVAFDLSDRELFCVEEQDVFDRVYSLVRGFSLLTPSCKFNLVETLRSNLSVLLPNVDSLSRAPESPASGGTSVTLRIASHRNALKIYSFFLLTIALAEESSRDSSGSSKVGAPGRKKNATYAWNWEMQRGRIINLIANSLEINLSLLFGSSDIDEKYLSFVSKCAVTLYENQAVLRDADTRDGLGRIIGTIATKHQRTAQTCASVLHLIYKFDFAVPHIAEAVAAAERKYGDGSLAIALIREIGRTDPKDYVRDGVGAENVGRFLVDLADHSPKLMSTNVGVLVPHFGGESYKIRNALVGVLGKLVAKAYKDVEGDMSSKSLRLRGKQAMLEILLERCRDVSAYTRSRVLQVWTELCEEHAVPIGLWNEVASVACGRLEDKSAMVRKSALNLLITMLQHNPFGPQLRVMAFEATLEKYKEKLQGMGPSGPSEEVPDGDAVCGEAATEQESVSDSCLPSSEEQKENDGTVPDIGNLEQIRALVASLESGLQFSKCITSLMPTLVQLLASSSVTDVEYTILLLMRCRQFQIDGSEACLRKMLPLVFSQDKSIYEAVENAFITIYVRKSPTETARNLLSLAIDSSIGDLAALECLIGSLVSKGEVSTSMISALWDFFSFNVSGVVAAQSRGALSILCMAAKSSPSILGSHLQDIIDIGFGRWAKEEPLLARTACVALERLSEEDKEKLRNTGSRIFGMLHSLVTGFWLPENIWYASADKAISTIYSIHPIPEAFAADLVKKSLSSVFSGTGRDEAPNDADNDSINFLFTVPAAKLGRFLFIISHVALNHLVYIESCVRKVQKQKSKKEKSKHESQAVHGGSAEEAAVQDINAELGIGASEDAIIDSLSERTEKEIVSSGSVEKNLLGYCAPFVSKLCRNFNLMQKFPELQASAMLALCKLMIIDADFCEANLQLLFTVVENAPSETVRSNCTVALGDLAVRFPNLLEPWTEHMYARLRDPSASVRKNAVLVLSHLILNDMMKVKGYINEMAVRIEDEDQRISSLAKLFFHELSKKGSNPIYNLLPDILGRLCNQNLKEETFCNVMQFLINSIKKDKQMEALVEKLCNRFSGVTDVREWEYIAYCLSQLTFSEKGIKKLIESFKAYEHVLCEDSVMDHFRSIISKCKKFAKPELKACIEEFEEKLNKVHVERKEQEITARNAQVHQQKIGSLESLLTSKKDVDKHTAEAEGAGEVIDPSVEDKNVKMMDILPETNGTKSEESGVSSVVTEGDEDGLEVQSPSPKTSRRGISKSKTKKGKGSAMQDKTDGGPVRRYARSSRRL from the exons atggCTCCGCCTTTCGTCTTCCCCTCCGACCTCAAAGATCTCGAAGAAGACTCCGACGAGCCCTCCCTCCGCGTCGAATCCCCCATCCACGTCGCCTCTCTCCGCCCCTCCGAACTCGAAGAGCTTGTCAAAG GTGTGGCCTTTGATCTGTCCGACAGAGAGCTCTTCTGCGTCGAGGAGCAGGACGTGTTCGACCGCGTCTACTCCCTGGTAAGGGGTTTTTCCCTTCTCACCCCCTCCTGTAAGTTCAACCTCGTCGAGACCCTCCGCTCCAACCTCAGCGTCCTCCTCCCCAACGTCGACTCCCTCTCCCGGGCCCCCGAGTCGCCGGCCTCTGGTGGGACCTCAGTCACACTCCGCATCGCCTCTCACCGCAATGCCCTCAAGATCTACTCCTTCTTCCTCCTCACCATTGCCCTCGCTGAGGAGTCCAGCCGTGACTCCAGTGGTAGCTCTAAG GTTGGTGCACCGGGGCGGAAGAAGAATGCGACATATGCTTGGAATTGGGAGATGCAGAGAGGTCGGATAATCAATTTGATTGCTAACTCTCTGGAGATCAACCTGTCACTGCTCTTTGGATCGAGTGATATCGATGAGAAGTATCTCTCCTTTGTCTCAAA GTGTGCTGTCACCCTATACGAGAATCAGGCTGTGTTGAGGGATGCGGACACGAGAGATGGACTTGGCCGAATAATAGGCACCATTGCGACCAAGCACCAGCGGACTGCACAAACATGCGCATCAGTCTTGCATTTGATATACAAGTTCGACTTCGCAGTCCCTCACATTGCTGAAGCAGTTGCTGCAGCAGAGAGAAAGTATGGTGATGGGAGCCTTGCAATAGCTCTTATTAGGGAGATTGGTAGGACGGATCCAAAGGACTATGTGAGGGATGGTGTTGGGGCAGAGAATGTTGGGAGATTCCTTGTTGATCTTGCCGACCATTCTCCAAAGCTTATGTCCACCAATGTGGGGGTTTTGGTGCCTCATTTTGGTGGTGAGTCTTACAAGATTAGAAATGCTCTTGTTGGAGTCTTGGGCAAGCTGGTTGCAAAGGCATATAAGGATGTGGAAGGTGATATGAGTTCAAAGTCTCTGCGGCTAAGGGGTAAGCAGGCAATGTTGGAGATTCTTCTAGAGCGTTGCAGGGATGTCTCAGCATACACAAGGAGTCGGGTGCTCCAGGTGTGGACAGAATTGTGCGAGGAACATGCTGTTCCTATTGGGCTGTGGAATGAAGTGGCATCAGTTGCTTGTGGGAGATTGGAAGATAAGAGTGCAATGGTGAGGAAGTCAGCACTGAACCTGCTCATCACAATGTTGCAGCATAACCCATTTGGACCTCAACTGCGTGTTATGGCTTTTGAAGCGACATTGGAAAAGTACAAAGAGAAATTGCAGGGAATGGGGCCTTCTGGCCCTTCTGAGGAAGTCCCTGATGGTGATGCTGTTTGCGGAGAGGCTGCCACAGAGCAGGAGAGTGTTAGTGATAGTTGTTTGCCTTCTAGCGAAGAGCAGAAGGAGAATGACGGAACTGTTCCAGATATTGGGAATTTGGAACAGATCAGGGCATTGGTGGCATCACTTGAGTCTGGTTTGCAGTTCTCGAAGTGCATTACTTCTCTGATGCCGACCCTGGTTCAGCTGCTAGCATCATCTTCTGTCACTGATGTGGAATACACGATCCTTTTGCTGATGAGGTGTAGACAGTTTCAGATTGATGGCTCAGAAGCATGTCTTCGGAAAATGTTGCCCCTG GTGTTCTCCCAGGATAAGTCTATATATGAAGCTGTGGAAAATGCATTCATCACTATATATGTTAGAAAAAGCCCAACGGAAACTGCAAGAAATTTGTTGAGCCTGGCGATCGATTCTAGCATTGGAGATCTTGCAGCTTTGGAGTGTTTAATTGGTTCTTTGGTGTCCAAAGGTGAAGTTTCTACAAGCATG ATATCAGCTTTATGGGATTTCTTTAGCTTCAATGTCAGCGGAGTAGTGGCAGCACAAAGCCGTGGAGCTTTGTCAATTCTGTGTATGGCTGCAAAATCATCTCCAAGCATTCTGGGTTCTCACTTGCAAGATATCATTGATATTGGTTTTGGACGCTGGGCTAAGGAAGAGCCTTTGCTTGCAAGAACTGCATGTGTTGCGCTTGAAAGGTTGTCTGAAGAAGATAAGGAAAAACTAAGAAACACAGGCAGTAGGATTTTTGGTATGTTGCATAGCTTAGTAACTGGTTTCTGGCTTCCAGAGAACATTTGGTATGCTTCTGCTGACAAAGCCATAAGTACCATATATTCAATACATCCAATACCCGAAGCCTTTGCTGCTGATTTGGTGAAAAAGTCTCTCAGTTCTGTATTCAGTGGTACTGGAAGAGATGAAGCACCCAATGATGCAGATAATGATAGCATCAACTTCCTTTTCACAGTGCCAGCAGCAAAGCTTGGTAGATTTCTTTTTATTATAAGCCATGTTGCACTAAATCATCTGGTTTATATTGAGTCCTGTGTTAGGAAGGTTCAGAAACAGAAATCAAAGAAAGAGAAGTCAAAACATGAATCTCAGGCTGTTCATGGTGGCTCTGCAGAAGAAGCTGCT GTGCAAGATATAAATGCTGAACTGGGCATTGGTGCATCTGAAGATGCAATAATCGATTCACTTTCTGAAAGGACCGAAAAGGAGATTGTTTCTAGTGGCTCTGTTGAAAAAAACCTCCTTGGATATTGTGCACCTTTCGTCTCCAAGCTTTGTAGAAATTTTAATTTGATGCAAAAG TTTCCGGAGCTGCAGGCTTCTGCAATGCTTGCTTTATGTAAACTTATGATTATTGATGCGGATTTTTG TGAAGCAAATCTTCAGCTTCTGTTCACTGTTGTGGAGAATGCACCATCGGAAACTGTTCGTTCAAACTGCACAGTGGCTCTTGGTGACCTTGCAGTTCGTTTTCCTAACCTCTTAGAACCTTGGACAGAGCATATGTATGCTCGTTTACGAGATCCTTCAGCATCTGTAAGGAAAAATGCTGTTCTAGTGCTTTCTCATCTCATATTAAACGACATGATGAAG GTGAAAGGTTACATAAATGAAATGGCCGTGAGGATAGAAGATGAGGATCAAAGGATTTCAAGTCTTGCTAAACTTTTCTTTCATGAGTTGTCAAAGAAGG GGAGCAATCCGATTTATAATTTACTTCCAGATATCCTTGGCAGATTGTGCAATCAAAATCTCAAGGAAGAGACATTTTGCAATGTCATGCAATTTCTAATAAATTCTATTAAGAAG GACAAACAAATGGAAGCTCTTGTTGAAAAGCTTTGCAATAGGTTCAGTGGAGTCACTG ATGTTAGAGAGTGGGAGTACATTGCTTATTGCCTTTCTCAGTTAACATTCAGTGAGAAGGGCATCAAAAAACTTATTGAGTCCTTCAAAGCTTATGAGCATGTTTTATGTGAAGATTCTGTGATGGATCACTTTAGGAGCATAATCAGCAAG TGCAAAAAGTTTGCAAAGCCAGAGCTCAAAGCTTGCATCGAGGAATTTGAGGAGAAGCTTAACAAGGTCCATGTGGAGAGAAAGGAACAAGAAATCACTGCTAGAAATGCACAGGTTCATCAACAGAAGATTGGTAGTCTTGAAAGCCTGCTGACATCTAAAAAAGATGTTGACAAACATACTGCTGAAG CAGAGGGAGCTGGTGAAGTAATCGACCCTTCAGTGGAGGACAAAAATGTTAAAATGATGGACATTTTGCCTGAAACGAATGGCACAAAGTCGGAAGAAAGTGGGGTTTCAAGTGTTGTGACTGAGGGTGATGAAGATGGTCTGGAGGTTCAGTCGCCATCTCCAAAAACTTCTCGCAGAG GCATCTCTAAATCCAAGACCAAGAAAGGTAAAGGGTCGGCTATGCAAGATAAAACAGATGGTGGTCCTGTGAGACGTTATGCCCGCTCAAGCCGAAG GTTGTAA